The window cctctgtcccattttAAGTAGAGTATTTCTAATTTGgcatatgattttatataatgttgttttgtgagtaaagtggagagaataaagtaagagatatggaaaaagtaaagagagatataattctatttttagaaatgtgtcatttacggtgggacagagggagtaataaaatgtaagtgaaatGATTAAGTgcaatgtgagacctacttatcatttatggtaaaaaaaaatgaaagtgaacAATTAATGGGGGCATACGAAAATGGCAAATTAAAGTAGATAATTAATGGGGGATggagagaatattcttttaagtttgaattttgtataaGTGATGGGGGTAAatcaatactctctctgtccgcgaatatgagtcctgtttttttattttagttcgtctatgaataggagtctcggctcatttttactataaatggtaataggatctcacattccactaactgattctactcacatttcatttaaaactaatgtatATAAGTGaaactcattttccactaactttttccactcatttttcttaatatttcttaaaactcgtttCGCCAAGAAATGTGActcctaagagcatccacaatggatgccctgGTGGGCGCCCTAGTGGTTGCCACATCAGCACGCCCCTTCTTTCTGCAATGGTTGCGCCCTAGTGCGAGCCCTATCAATTATTcacttttcatttaatttttaattcattattttttttatattttcacatattataaatggaaaaattaaatactaaattaaatgagaagcatgcattacttaatttttcaaaatttttttataaattttatatttaattttaatcaaataaaaaatagcaaaatataaatacactaTTATAgaacacaataaatttaaataaaacacttacattaatcgaataaaatgagaaaagtataataaaaggttaaaataaaagtaatatgtTGAGTTTGGGGCTTGAACACACAACCTCTATAATTTTCCAAGATACATTTAACATTATGCTAAACATAGATTGTGTattgaaatcaaataaatttttatataaagcaacaaaaaactctcttttaaatgtaaaattaattgtcTCACATCGAAATCATAAAGAAAGTTGGAGTTGAAAACATATCTATAAAACAAGAATTTATCCCACATCGAAGTCACAATGAAAGTTGGAGTTGAAAACCTATCTATAAAAGGTTACTCAAACAATGCAAAACTTGTTCATTTAGTTCTTTCACTAATTCATGGATGCGTCTTTTAGTATGAATCATTCtgaaattatagtttttatttcaagttaaaaattgattttttagaattaaaaatcaatttttataattagaaattgatttttttataattttttttttcgagaTCCGGCTCGGGCGTCGGGctgcaatggatgcccgatctCATGCCCGATGGATTGGGCGAGAGATTGTTCGCGACCGAAAGATCGGTCGTCGTCGGGCACGACCGACGTctgcaatggatgcccgacGACGCCCGATCTCGGACGATCGTGagatcgggcatccattgtggatgctctaaggttGTCTCCGGCGGCGCCCCTCCCATTCGCCCCTCCCACGCGCCCTTCccatgccacgtcagcactagcccctcccatgccacgtcagcactagcccCTCCCGGCTGCACTGGCCgcattccactgccacatcactagcccttcccattgcactagcccttcccactcgcccctcccactcgcccttcccacaattaaattaattcacaattaaaatttaaattcacgaaaataaaatgtaaattcaCGGAAATAaaattcgacacgaatacgaacgggaaatctgaaaattacattaaattacataatttaaaaaaaattacataatttaaaaaaaaaaacatagtaaataaaatttaaaaaaaaaaacaaaaatgtcgGACGTCAGGAGGTTGGGACGGGCGACCTGTCGCACATTGGCGCTTCGTCCAACTCGCCCGTCGACGGGAGGGGCGATATCTTCGCAGGGGCAGTCGGAGATAACGTTGCGTCGGCGAAATTCCCGCACACTATGGCGCCCGTCGGGTCGCCCGTCCCCGACGGGCGACGATGTTGATGGGCGCCATAGGAGACAACCTAATAGCAGCTGAAGGGTGTATTCGATAATTTCATCCTTCCCAATCAAGATGTCCAccttatatttttagtttgtccaacTCATAATGTcaactttctatatttagaaacaaatttagaaacaaatcattctctcctctctcctcattaaaatatttaatcacattttCCACTCTACTTTATCAAATACAATTGCTCCATTTAAAATCTCGCGCCATTCAAAAATGCGTACATCTTGAATGGAATAAAGGTAGTATGATAttttacacaaaaataaatttaaacttgACGTACACGGTTGAAAATACTCTAGAAATTTGATACTTTTATTGTATAATCATTATTTCCTTAAttgatttcataaaattaatttctttcatATTGAGAAGAGAGGTTCCTTGGACGTCACACCAAGTTTCCAATGTCGCATGCCATTCACGATTCAACGCCAACGATCTCATCACGAAAATTCAAAACGTTGAAAATTCCCTTACCTTGACGATGTTTCCACCCCTTGGCGGCGCAATTGCGTGACCAAACATTACACAAACTCCATAGCATCAATGTAGTATAAATACAACATTTGAAATCACAATAACAAGATAAGTGACATATCAATCATGGAACCAACCTTGCTCTACATTCTCATCTCCCTCCCATTTCTCCTCATTTctctaaaactctacaattcaagaaaaaaactCCCACCAACTCCATTCCCCACACTTCCCCTACTAGGCCATCTCCCCCTCCTCAAATTCCCCCTCCACCGCACCTTCCTAACCCTCTCCCGAAAACTCGGCCCCGTCTTCTCCCTCCGCCTCGGCACCCGTCTCATGGTGGTCGTCTCCTCCCCGGCCGCGGCCGAGGAATGCTTCACAACAAACGACATCACCCTCGCCAACCGCCCCCGCTTCATCATCGGCAAATACATCGGCTACAACTACACCTCCCTCGTCGGCGCCCCCTACGGTGACTACTGGCGCAACCTCCGCCGCCTCACGGCCACCGAGATCTTCTCCTCCGCGCGCCTCAACGCGTTCCAATCGATCAGAGGCAACGAAGTCAGGCTCATGCTGGAGAAGCTGAGCAGGAAGTCGGGGGAGGGGCGCGTTGAGATCAGGGAGGCTCTGTCTGAGATGGCATTCAATAACATCATGCGGATGGTGGCCGGAAAGAGGTATTTCGGGGTGGACGAGGACGGCGAGGAGGCGGAGGAGTTCAGGGGGCTTATCAAGGAGGTTTTTGGCTACGGCGGTGTGTCGAACTTGGCGGATTTTTTTCCGGTTTTGAGATGGTTTGATTATAAAGGGGTGGAGAGGAATCTGGCTAGGATTTCTGCTAGGATGGATGCCTCTCTTCAAGCGTTGGTTGATGAGCAGAGACGACATGGCGATGGAAACACCATGATTAGTCACCTCCTTGCTATGCAGGATTCGGATCCAGAATATTATACAGAAGAAATCATCAAATGTATTATTGTGGTAAGTATACAAAATGACAATACTctgtttatcatatttaaattactagtatcaaatttattaaattttgggtGGTATAGACAAAATTACtatgtcattttcaaaatataacacTTGTTATAgccatttaaattataatctatttttataaaaaaaatccggaGTAGTAGTTAGTTTATCAGGGATGTGATAAGTTGCTAACTACttgctaattgctaactatatcAACAGCCTATgctatacaaattaaatttgtatgtcaaataaattttgtgtgtcaattaaattttgttgacatacAAATGTTTTCGTGTTGACATGTAGaataaatgtcaacacaaacatataaataCTTTCGTTGGTATCTATAACatatgttgttgacatagataacaattagcaatttaagatAGTTAGGAACCTAACGGAgtccaataatattatttctcttttaatttgaCCTTATAcgatattcaatttttagatCTGCAATTGCTTTTTGggttaaaattttttgttatatcaTCCATCTTTTGGTCATGATATGAATACTATCTTAACCTTTTGGATTTGGTGCAAATTACAATTGCGTCccaatcaaaaaaattcaaagatcACGTCATATTTTGTTACCGAAAACAAAGATTGGTTTAACAATCAGGATTTTGTTATAGTAGTTCTTAATTTAGGTAATGAACTCTTAATGTGGAAATGACAGATGATGCTGCTTGTGGGGACAGACACATCATCCGTAACGGTAGAGTGGGCAATGTCTGCGCTACTAAACCACCCGGACAAGATGAAGaaggcaagagaagagatcgATAGAGTAATCGGAAATGATCGTCTCCTCCAAGAGTCGGATTTACATAACCTCCCTTATCTCCAAAACATTATATCCGAAACATTGCGGTTGTTTCCGGCCGCACCGTTGCTCGTACCCCACGAGGCATCATCAGACTGCAAGATCGCGGGGTACGACGTGCCACGTGGCGCGATCGTGATGGTCAACGCATGGGCCATCCATCGGGACCCATCCGTTTGGGATGACCCGGAGAAGTTCAAGCCAGAGCGGTTCGAAGGCGGGGGAATCGGGGCCCCGAACTTGCTGGCGTTTGGGATGGGCCGGAGGGCGTGCCCGGGTAGCGGGCTGGCCCACCGGGTCGTGGGTTTGGCGTTGGGGAGTTTGATACAATGCTTTGAATGGGAGAGGGTTGATGAAAGGTTGGTGGATTTGAGTGAAGGGAAAGGAGCAAGTATGCCTAAGAATATACCTTTTGAGGCAAAATGTAGAGTTAGTGATGTGGGTCGAAGAGTTATTACTGTTTAAGAGTGAGTTGTTTTTGTAGTTTGGAATGGGACACATTgtttttcattcattatttgaatttcAGAATCACAAatcatgatttattttgtttctccTTAGTTATTATATCTGGTCGAcatagtttttaatttatgttttgctTCATACTCCCTTttatctcacaaaaatatgtatttttggTTGGGTTTGAGTTTAATATACGATtggtaaataaaaatgaggtaaaaaagaaaaaatttacttcctccgtcccatagaaaatAGACCGTGTTTCCTTTTTCCGTCTCCATACAAATAGTCCATATATGTTTATCAcaacttttttctccttctctttttctttatcatttatggtaggggtgtcgaaacgggtacccgCGGATACCCAAACCCGATTTTAtgggtacccgtacccgaaaACTTCAATATTATACTACCCAATCCCGACCCGTATAGTTAAACGGGTAACCCCATACCCGCATCGGGTATCCCAAACCCGCAGTtgcgggtacccaaacccgcacacataatttgaattgtgtattatattattcaacgGTATTATGCTTTTAGTTTTCGCTTATCATCAATGCTAGTCAtctaatacaataattttatgtacatGTTTGAAATTCTAGAATGAATTTTTGGATTGTTGCTAGTTGCTACACTACGATTTtagatttgtattttttttactttattgtaTTTGCATAATTTCCAACTATTAATTACGCAAAAATATGGTgatttctcatctcttaaatataatatgattatgtatgaaatataatggaaattcaaatttcaaataagcAAATATGATAGAAACATCAAGCATGCCTAAATTAAATCACCATTCAAAAgtctaatataaaataaaaaataattcactttcatcaaaagtctaaatatatataacttCAACTAAAagtctatatattttaaatctttaatataaagtcactaaactaataaaagtttCACTTTCACCAATCTTGCAATCCTTCATTTGGCAGCGGATAAACAATCGGAAATAAAGTATATCATCGGGGAGTATATATGGATttgaaactaattaactaaaataaaatatttgaaacccctataaataaaataattcactttcatcaaaagtctaaatatatattacttcaaCTAAAagtctatatattttaaatctttaatataaagacactaaactaataaaagtttCACTTTCACCAATCTTGCAATCCTTCATTTGGCAGCGgataaataattggaaataaaGTGTATCATCggggagtatatatagatttgaaactaattaactaaaataaaatatttgaaacccCTATAAATAATGGGTATTATCGGGTTCGGGTATACCCATACccgcaaaaatttaaaacaaactacccgatcccgccaAGTTTCCCATTGTCGTCGGGTAGCGGGTCGGGCTGAGGGTTTCCcaatacccgctacccgtttcgacacccctaatTTATGGGCCCCATTAGAGATGTCAACTGGGCCGGGCCGGCCCAGCCCAGCCCAGGCCCGGTGTGGCCCAGAGATATTTAAGCCTAGCCCGGCCCAGGCCCATGTCGGACCGGGCCTGGGTTTTGGTATATAGAATGAGCCCAGCCCAAGCCCGGGCCCAGCTGGTAAGTGGACTGGGCCGGGCCTAGTTTGCTAAATAATTGAATGGataaatctatacatatataaaaggcgagttttgggccgtttttgaatatttgtgaattttgagtataaatttaaatatttgtaaatatagggtgtgaaattaaatatttaaatagccgctaataaaatatggaataaCGGCTGAAATATAAATGACTCCAATATTGAAACCGTTACATTCATATGAATTGAAACGGTTACATTCAAATGAACAAACTAATcaattacaatattattatattgatagAACATACGAAATTATAAAGTTGATTACACTGTTAGTCAATAAACATTAATATGATGGtcaaatgattaattcaaaaaattaaccaCTAATCAATTACAATATCATAATCAATTGCATAAAAGTAACGGTCATCCTCTCTTATTTGTTCATCTACACTATAAATATGTAGTATGTGCAAGATTATAATCACTTCTTCattgtcttattttatttgttgaaagCATGGAATTCATCTTCCTTGATAATCTACAACCTAGCAATACTTCGTCACTCATTCGAGTATGATGTCGTGTGTCTATGAATTCATTAAACGTGGAGACAAAACCAATATAATATCCTTAGAATGTATTTTCCATGACAGGATGGTATGAGTGTCACTTCTTACCTTATTACGGcttgtcttgcggaaagaggttTTTTCTCGACCAAACTTATAGTtcggtttattttataattttcattgtaatttccatttcatttattgttgttttttttctgtgattacaatagttagagtaccgcgtgtataggggtgggtcgatacgatatatcgtatcgaaaacgttgtatcgtgtatcgtatcgaaaatatcgatatgaaagaatttcatatcgttatcgtatcgaaagtttcgatatatcgaatttcgatatatcgaactttcgatataaaaaaatttcatatcgttatcgtatcgatatttcgatatatcgtatcgaaattcgatatatcgttaaatatcgatatatatcgaaaataaaatatcgatatatcgaaaattttcgatatatatcgtattttcgatataaa is drawn from Salvia hispanica cultivar TCC Black 2014 chromosome 6, UniMelb_Shisp_WGS_1.0, whole genome shotgun sequence and contains these coding sequences:
- the LOC125192286 gene encoding cytochrome P450 81Q32-like — encoded protein: MEPTLLYILISLPFLLISLKLYNSRKKLPPTPFPTLPLLGHLPLLKFPLHRTFLTLSRKLGPVFSLRLGTRLMVVVSSPAAAEECFTTNDITLANRPRFIIGKYIGYNYTSLVGAPYGDYWRNLRRLTATEIFSSARLNAFQSIRGNEVRLMLEKLSRKSGEGRVEIREALSEMAFNNIMRMVAGKRYFGVDEDGEEAEEFRGLIKEVFGYGGVSNLADFFPVLRWFDYKGVERNLARISARMDASLQALVDEQRRHGDGNTMISHLLAMQDSDPEYYTEEIIKCIIVMMLLVGTDTSSVTVEWAMSALLNHPDKMKKAREEIDRVIGNDRLLQESDLHNLPYLQNIISETLRLFPAAPLLVPHEASSDCKIAGYDVPRGAIVMVNAWAIHRDPSVWDDPEKFKPERFEGGGIGAPNLLAFGMGRRACPGSGLAHRVVGLALGSLIQCFEWERVDERLVDLSEGKGASMPKNIPFEAKCRVSDVGRRVITV